The following DNA comes from Harpia harpyja isolate bHarHar1 chromosome 20, bHarHar1 primary haplotype, whole genome shotgun sequence.
AGTGCTGAATGAGTCTCAACCAGCTAAAGCTTGAGGTGAAGCAATGACACGGGGGGTGGTGGTCCCCAGGCCTGTACCCCAGGAGCTCGGGATGTCCCTGAAAGGCAACTTGGAGTTTCCCTAGCCCTGTGTTCAAGACGAGCACCAGAAGCCTTGGCTTTGGACTTGGTGGGTGCTAACAAACACCGACAGCACCCGCGGGAGCTCGGCTCGGCTCCTCCGGCGCCAGGGTGCGAGCCCTCCCCTCGCTCAGACCTTCGTGCACACGGAGAGCCCGTCCGCCGTACCCTGCACGTctgcagccgccgccgcggcaTTGCTGCCCCGCGCCCGGGCCTTAAACCCCGTGAACACGGGGCAGATGGGCACACGCTTCAACCACCGGCTCCTCCTCACCACGCTCATCCCAAAGGGGAAGTCGTAGCTCCTCAAGCTGGCTCTCGCCGTGCTGTCCGAGTGCGCGCCCGCCTTCCACTGCACCAGCCCTCGCTCCTCCTGCGTCCCTGCGGCAGCCGGCATCGTGTCAGCCGAGACCCCGGGGCCTGCCCGCCCGCAGCGGGGATGCCCAGCATCGGCCCCCCCTCACCCTGCGATCCCCTCTTGCAGCTCTAAACCAAAATGAATCTGCCTCCAACGCCGCCCCCCCCGCTTCCTCCCCCTGGCTCTGTCTGCTTTAAATACCCGGGATGGTGTTGTCCAGGATGAAGGCGATGGTCCCCCCGACGAACATCTCTGTCGTTAGCAGCACCGTCAGTATCTGGTCCAGCTCGGGGACACCTGCGAGAGCATGGGGACCGAGCCGGTGCGTGTGAGATAAGCTGGATTTGCCCAATTAATAGCTGCTTGCCAGGGGTGGGCAAGTGTCCGTGAGCTCTGCCCTCCTCTCTCCCTAAACACCCAAAATTGGGGCTTTTCGTGGCAGGCGGGTACCTGTGTTAATGGCCTTGGGTTGGGAATCCAGGTAGTTTGGCAGCGTCAGCCCAAAAAACATGGCGAAGCCCAGCACGAAGAGATTGCGGGAGGAGTTCATGTCGACGAACTGCAGGTTGGAGAGGCCGACGGCCGTGATCATGCCTGCCAGCAGAGACGGCGGCTGCGTTGCAGGCAGGCAGACGCCCACGCTGCTGCTGCCGGCTGGGAGCCGGGCGTTGGGGTGGGCTGCCCGCGAAAGCAGCGAGGGGCGTTCAAATGCAGGTGTGTTTCAACCCGAAACCTCAAAGCTCGTCCTGCATCCCTTGAGCTCACCAGCCCCCGAATCTCCAGGGAAATGGCCCAGGGCTGGTGATAACAGCACTCTGGGTTTGAGAGGCAGCTGCGGCGAGGTTACCGAATAAGGTGCAGAACATCCCGCCGAGGATGGGGTCGGGCAGAGAGGCGAACAGTGCCGTGAACTTTCCGATGGTCCCCAACACGAGCATGATCCCGGCCCCGTACTGTAtcaccctcctgctccccacctgCACGAAAAGAGCAGCAGCGGGTGACGGCGCCTGTCCCCCCGGCTGAGCTGGgacccctgcccagccccggtACCTTCGTGATGCCCAAGACGCCGATGttggggctggaggaggtggagcCGTTGCCGGTTCCCAGCAGCCCCGCGATGATGCAGGAGATGCCTTCGGTGAAAATGCCTCTGGGGACCAACGCGCACTGGCTGGTCTCCACCACGGCTCTCCCACAGCATCCCTGTCCGCTCCCCAGGGATGCCACGGTGTGGGCAGGGTACCGGCGTGGGGCCAGCTGGCTGTACCTGTTAATGGCGTGCACGGGGGGAGCGGGGGCTCCCGCCAGCCGGGCGCAGGAGTAGTAGTCCCCGATGGACTCGATGATGCCCGCCAGCGTGGCGCTGAACATGCCCAGCACGGCCGCCGAGGTCACTGTGGGCAGACCCCACTGGCCTgccggggggggtgggcagagcGGGGTGTCAGGGTGGGGGCATCCAGTGCCGCTTTgaggccccccccgccccgggcgctTCCCAGCCCTGGTGGTGCTGTGTCGGGTCCTCGCCTCCCCAGGCAAAGGGGTATTGGCGGGACCTGGGTGCCGTGGGGCCGCCTGGCACTCACAGGGGTAGGGGACCCGAAACCAGGGTGCCACGGACAGGATCTCCCCCCGGGCGTCCGTCCTGGCCTTGTAGCCGTACGCCTCGGGCCGGCTGGGGAAGACGCCGGTGCACGTCAGCACGTAGCAGAGCAACCACACCACCATGATGGCCAGGATGATCTGCGGGGGCAGAGACCGGGGACACACCCGGCATTGCTTGCAAATCCACGTGTGGAAAaagggggggatttttttgggaTGCCCCAGGATCCCGGCAGCTCCCGGCCGGTCCCTACCGGGAACATCTTGAAGATCTGGACGCGGAGCAGGACGAAGCCGCTGCCCCGCCGGTAGCCGGGCAGGCAGATGTTGACGTGCCGCAGGTACTGGGCAAACAGGACAATCAAGAAGATggtcctggggtggggaggagaggagagagacgAGGTCCTTCATGCCCTGGCATCCTCCTGGCTCCACAGCAGACACCCCTACCCCCTTGTCCCCCCCGTCCCCATGCCGTACAGTGCGGCGATGCCCCAGTGGGAGCCGGCCCGCTCGCCGGCCGCCTGGAAGACGGAGAGCCCGATGAGGGAGACGGTGGGGGTGACGGTCAGTGGCCCGATGTAGCTGAGCAGCGCCCCGGGGAGCCCCAGCAGCCCGATGGCCACCTCCACCAGGCTGGACACCACGATGGCCCCCTGGATCTGcagggcatgggggggggggttgtcagTAGCCCGCCGGGGATTTTGGGGTCCCccaggggtggtggtggggtgtacCTCTCGCATGCGGGGCTGCCAGACGTGGGAGGTGTTAAGCGGCAGAGTCCAGTTGCCGTAGATCTgctctggggatggaggggaggtGAGGTGGTCCCTGGGTGCGGGGGGAGCAgctggacacccccccccttccttGCCCTCACCTTCAGGCGGGCATCGCCACTTCTCCAGGGCCAGGATGGACTTGGCGGGGACGAGGAAGGCCAGCGCGCTCGCCTGGAAGAGGggcagcctgggggggggacgggaaaCGGGACGAGAGGGGACGCCTGCGCCCCGCGGCCTGGGGATGGGCAGTGGGGGGGTCCCCGCCAGGGCGGCGGCTCTACCTGATGCCCACGGTGGTCTGGATGAGGGTGGTGATACCGACGCAGGTGAAGATGGTGCCGATGAGGTAGCTGACGGTGAGCTGGTCCTTGCCCACGCACAGGCTCTCGGCCAGCAGGAAGGGGACGGCGATGGTGCCGCTGAAGCAGGTCAggtagtgctgggggggggtaaggggggggggggggctcagggtggCTGGGGTGCCGTGGGGTGCCCCGCGCCAcggggagcaggggctgaggtTCTGCTGATGGGGGTTACCCCCTTCCAGGCCGTACCTGGAAACCGAGCAGGATGCTGAGGTACCAGGGGGGCACGTCCTCGATCCTGTAGAGCATGTCCACCTCTGGCCGGGGGGGCACGGTGCCCGCCCTGGGGTCCTGGCGTGTGGtggcacagctcagccctggctcGCCTTCGGGGCTGGGGACGGGGCGGCAGGGACACCCTGCAC
Coding sequences within:
- the SLC23A1 gene encoding solute carrier family 23 member 1 is translated as MLYRIEDVPPWYLSILLGFQHYLTCFSGTIAVPFLLAESLCVGKDQLTVSYLIGTIFTCVGITTLIQTTVGIRLPLFQASALAFLVPAKSILALEKWRCPPEEQIYGNWTLPLNTSHVWQPRMREIQGAIVVSSLVEVAIGLLGLPGALLSYIGPLTVTPTVSLIGLSVFQAAGERAGSHWGIAALTIFLIVLFAQYLRHVNICLPGYRRGSGFVLLRVQIFKMFPIILAIMVVWLLCYVLTCTGVFPSRPEAYGYKARTDARGEILSVAPWFRVPYPCQWGLPTVTSAAVLGMFSATLAGIIESIGDYYSCARLAGAPAPPVHAINRGIFTEGISCIIAGLLGTGNGSTSSSPNIGVLGITKVGSRRVIQYGAGIMLVLGTIGKFTALFASLPDPILGGMFCTLFGMITAVGLSNLQFVDMNSSRNLFVLGFAMFFGLTLPNYLDSQPKAINTGVPELDQILTVLLTTEMFVGGTIAFILDNTIPGTQEERGLVQWKAGAHSDSTARASLRSYDFPFGMSVVRRSRWLKRVPICPVFTGFKARARGSNAAAAAADVQGTADGLSVCTKV